The following proteins are co-located in the Anser cygnoides isolate HZ-2024a breed goose chromosome 2, Taihu_goose_T2T_genome, whole genome shotgun sequence genome:
- the STARD3NL gene encoding STARD3 N-terminal-like protein isoform X2: MNRVPNDAENAHSSSVESCPSLRDVHSINPAQLMARIESYDGREKKGISDVRRTFCLFVTFDLLFITLLWIIELNVKGGIETTLEKEVLQYDYSSSYFDIFFTTAVTSAFLLAKVIISQLFSQGAFGYVLPIISFILAWIETWFLDFKVLPQEAEEENRFLIAQDASERAALLHPGVLSDGQFYSPPESVAGSDEDSEEKQDSEKPVV; encoded by the exons ATGAATAGGGTGCCAAATGATGCAGAAAATGCTCACAGTAGCAGTGTGGAATCCTGTCCATCCTTGCGAGATGTCCACTCTATCAACCCAGCACAGCTGATGGCAAGGATTGAGTCCTACgatggaagagagaagaaaggcatATCAGATGTCAGAAGgactttctgtttgtttgttacaTTTGATCTCTTATTCATAACCTTGCTGTGGATAATAGAATTAAAT GTGAAGGGAGGTATTGAAACTACATTAGAGAAAGAAGTTCTACAATATGACTACTCTTCTTCGtattttgatatattt TTTACAACAGCAGTGACCAGTGCCTTTTTATTAGCAAAAGTAATTATTTCACAG CTGTTCTCACAGGGTGCTTTTGGCTATGTGCTGCCCATAATATCCTTCATACTTGCCTGGATTGAAACCTGGTTCTTGGACTTTAAAGTGTTACcacaagaagctgaagaagaaaaca gGTTTTTGATAGCGCAAGATGCCTCTGAACGAGCAGCTCTTCTTCACCCAGGAGTCCTCTCTGATGGGCAGTTCTATTCTCCTCCTGAATCTGTAGCAG GATCTGATGAAgactctgaagaaaaacaagacagtgAAAAACCAGTTGTATAG
- the STARD3NL gene encoding STARD3 N-terminal-like protein isoform X3: protein MNRVPNDAENAHSSSVESCPSLRDVHSINPAQLMARIESYDGREKKGISDVRRTFCLFVTFDLLFITLLWIIELNVKGGIETTLEKEVLQYDYSSSYFDIFLFSQGAFGYVLPIISFILAWIETWFLDFKVLPQEAEEENRFLIAQDASERAALLHPGVLSDGQFYSPPESVAGSDEDSEEKQDSEKPVV from the exons ATGAATAGGGTGCCAAATGATGCAGAAAATGCTCACAGTAGCAGTGTGGAATCCTGTCCATCCTTGCGAGATGTCCACTCTATCAACCCAGCACAGCTGATGGCAAGGATTGAGTCCTACgatggaagagagaagaaaggcatATCAGATGTCAGAAGgactttctgtttgtttgttacaTTTGATCTCTTATTCATAACCTTGCTGTGGATAATAGAATTAAAT GTGAAGGGAGGTATTGAAACTACATTAGAGAAAGAAGTTCTACAATATGACTACTCTTCTTCGtattttgatatattt CTGTTCTCACAGGGTGCTTTTGGCTATGTGCTGCCCATAATATCCTTCATACTTGCCTGGATTGAAACCTGGTTCTTGGACTTTAAAGTGTTACcacaagaagctgaagaagaaaaca gGTTTTTGATAGCGCAAGATGCCTCTGAACGAGCAGCTCTTCTTCACCCAGGAGTCCTCTCTGATGGGCAGTTCTATTCTCCTCCTGAATCTGTAGCAG GATCTGATGAAgactctgaagaaaaacaagacagtgAAAAACCAGTTGTATAG
- the STARD3NL gene encoding STARD3 N-terminal-like protein isoform X1 has product MNRVPNDAENAHSSSVESCPSLRDVHSINPAQLMARIESYDGREKKGISDVRRTFCLFVTFDLLFITLLWIIELNVKGGIETTLEKEVLQYDYSSSYFDIFLLAVFRFKVLILAYAMCRLRHWWAIAFTTAVTSAFLLAKVIISQLFSQGAFGYVLPIISFILAWIETWFLDFKVLPQEAEEENRFLIAQDASERAALLHPGVLSDGQFYSPPESVAGSDEDSEEKQDSEKPVV; this is encoded by the exons ATGAATAGGGTGCCAAATGATGCAGAAAATGCTCACAGTAGCAGTGTGGAATCCTGTCCATCCTTGCGAGATGTCCACTCTATCAACCCAGCACAGCTGATGGCAAGGATTGAGTCCTACgatggaagagagaagaaaggcatATCAGATGTCAGAAGgactttctgtttgtttgttacaTTTGATCTCTTATTCATAACCTTGCTGTGGATAATAGAATTAAAT GTGAAGGGAGGTATTGAAACTACATTAGAGAAAGAAGTTCTACAATATGACTACTCTTCTTCGtattttgatatattt CTACTGGCAGTCTTTCGATTTAAGGTGTTAATACTTGCATATGCAATGTGCAGACTGCGCCATTGGTGGGCGATAGCT TTTACAACAGCAGTGACCAGTGCCTTTTTATTAGCAAAAGTAATTATTTCACAG CTGTTCTCACAGGGTGCTTTTGGCTATGTGCTGCCCATAATATCCTTCATACTTGCCTGGATTGAAACCTGGTTCTTGGACTTTAAAGTGTTACcacaagaagctgaagaagaaaaca gGTTTTTGATAGCGCAAGATGCCTCTGAACGAGCAGCTCTTCTTCACCCAGGAGTCCTCTCTGATGGGCAGTTCTATTCTCCTCCTGAATCTGTAGCAG GATCTGATGAAgactctgaagaaaaacaagacagtgAAAAACCAGTTGTATAG